Within the Salvia hispanica cultivar TCC Black 2014 chromosome 4, UniMelb_Shisp_WGS_1.0, whole genome shotgun sequence genome, the region taaataggagtactataagGGGCCGTAGCTATGTTTCGcctaaataagaaattaatctgggtttatttgtgtgtttggtAGTTATGTTACCAAACATAGTAGCCCGTGTTTTATTTCCGGCCCGTACAAAGCCCACTGAAAATCTTATGTTTTAGTCATATTTGTAACTACCCAAAATCCTATGTTATTTATCATGGAAGCCTAGTTAAGTTagcaaaatacaattttacccatcAAAATTTCTAACCCATCAATTTTACTTAGTTGTTGTATTGAAGGACGTCATTTTCCTATTAAATcatattaagaattttgttgatgtcaatttgttgttctaattatattactttattattttatttacattatattatattataatattctcattatattactttatgtTCTCGTTATATTACTTTACATTAAATCGTATTATATTCttattatattactttatttacattatattatattatacttataattacGTAATACTTGAAGGCAAttgcttttgttttgaacATAAATATACGATGTTGTTCAATCCACAGACGCTttaaacttcaaaaaaattgaacatataaaatttgatacttgataaaatattttcatatagaatttgtccaaaataataattgattattcataaaatttgtccaaaattattaatgctcacaaaaatagaataccaaaataaatataagttttttGATATAAAGATGCTAATTTTTGTAAGGAGTTTAGCTTGAAAAGatgttaattttaaacaaaacgATTTTATAGGAATAATTAGGGTAAAATGATGATAGTTTAGTAATTAACTTAAACTAATGAGGATAATtttgacaatcataattttaatccttACTTGTGACTTATTGTACCAAACACTACAATAAGATAACTCACAATTATCTTAATCTACCAAACACccaatatatgtaaattaactAATCAAAACTATGATTACTATCCTAATAGTATCATGTCTAGTCGAAACATGACATAGCTACCAAACGAGCCCTAACAATGTTACTTGAATCTCTTAATTAGAATAGAacgtataaattaaatactctctccgtccccaaGTAAGATTACTCATTTCTTAATTAGAATAGAacgtataaattaaatactccctccgtccccaactAAGATTACTCATTTCTTGAGAGAtacatgattttatgtagtttattttgtgtgttagattatagataataaagtaagagagaaaaattaaagtagaaataaatgagcttttatttttagtaatgtaTCATCTCGAGTGTgacaaattaaaaggaaaaatcgGTCATCTTCAGTGGGATGGAGGAGTATTTAACAAGAAACTCAAATTACACATTTGCCCAGACACAAGTATTTAAgtactactccttccgtttcatagtagtgaagacgtttcttttcgacacgcaatttaagaaaagttgtgTCAAATGatttaagtaaagagagaataaagtagggaatgaaaaaggtagataAATgaagagggaataaagtaagagagagtaaagtaaatgagaagaaatgtattgacttttactaaaaaaatacagtaaatgactttattattatggaacataccaaaatgacaaaataactttACTACTATGCAATAGAATAGGGGGAGTCTTATTTCATAAAGATTGTCCCCAAACCAGTTTTCAATTTAAGAATTcataaaagcaaaaatatattcgtttatttttttcaatactACTCATATGCAAAGTAAGATGGTActcctttctttcttttttggatatcttattcatttaaaagtagaaatagaattccttttatttaattctctatctttaataaactaaataaagttataataaatttttgtgccaaaaatatatttcttctGAATGAAATTGTGAGAATGTTATTTTGCAGATACTTCGTTTTGTTAATAACTGggaatgaaaataaatgtagTGTTAgcaataattgaaaattatattttgaacgAAGAAAACAGAATATCATGTGATACAAATGTATATGAGGTGATAAACTGCGGATATCATTAGGAGTATAAGAGCATCTAATTAGGCCAGCCATACCCTAGCCAAAAACTCCTCTTGCCATATTATCAGGACAAAATattcctcctgccacatcatcaggacaagAAACTGAACAACTtagccataggccagcaaaattataaaaaataaataaattacaatcacgcaaaatacggaattaaatttacgacacagatacgagaaaatgcaataattttatataaattaaaaaaaaggtacatcctaaaaacaattacataattaaaaaaaatacattaaaaatgtataaaaaatacattaaaaaatacattaaaaaaatgaaatcggctagccgaaatTGAGTCTGCTATGGCGGCTAGCGCCCGTGAATCGGCTAGAGCtcgccgatcggctagcctaAATTGTCGCAATGGAGGCTAGCGGATCGGcccgcgaatcggctagcgcCCGCGATCGGTTAGCCTATCCGCTAGCctccattggagatgctctaatagtagtttcataaaattaagGAAACTGCTCCTAAACTACTTTGCTTGATAGGATTTGATGTTACTGGAAAAATGATACCACTACTATCAGAGAGAACAAATTATTATGGTCAACGTTATAATTTAAAGTGAAGTTTTTTAAACCAAGAAgtttatttttcctatttatgGGAATACAGAATACTGTCTGTTCAATTCAAATTGCAGACATAGGTAAGTTAATCTATGTAATAAAGTGACAAGAATTAAATGATTCTGTATTCATAACTATAATTCTCCAGAAGttattttgaaatacaatCTACATttgacaaaaagaaaaaatcatctGACTATATTATTCTGGTATGTTTATGACGAGTTTCAGATTTTTTCTATGTCACATATAAATAGAATGACTTAATGATTcccaactatatatacttggTACAGAGAAATACTAagctcaattaattataattccacgtaaatttttaattctgaatttcttaatttcaatCATGTCACTTTTTAGTTATtataaaatgcataaattttaattaaatatatttttttgattattcacaatttgaataaatatatgataaatcaagattaataaaaataactgtTGACTAATTTGATTCTTCAGTTTCCAAATTATTCTATTCCTGCTCTCCCCTCtgcaatttcaatttaaaatataaaattattaagtattctaacacaaattttaattccatagAAATCCTAATAAACTCAACAatgatatattaaaaaaaaatctaagagAGATTTGATTCCAAATTTAGGCACCTATTTGATTTGGGAATGGCTTCAGTATCCAGCAAGATCACAGCCTTACACTAAACAATGACTGGAGAATCAGACTTTGACCATAAAATAGCTggtatttttctttattttttttttaaaaaaatccacaTTTTCTCTGTGAAGAAGTGAACTtgtaactaaattttaattaacaaaatactaAGAGGATGTTTGGTTTGATGAATcggataaaaaaaacttttatgaatattattctATTGGATAAACAGAATTCGATACTAATCTTAAATTCGATACTTAACGTTCAGACAATATTGTTAAATTTGTCTTGATTTATTAGGATAAGAAAACTTCttatgaatattatttgaTTGGATAAACAAAACTCGACATTAATCCTAAACtcgatatttaatttttaaacaatattatataGAATTAGTCTTGATTTATAAGTACTTAAGTATTGATCATCTTGATTTATAGTAGGACACCGACAGCTGGAGACTTGTACAAGGACAAAGGAGTAAAATTAGGTGAATGAGATTCCATTATTCTTATCACCAAAGcctaaagtaaaagaaaaagactGCTCTGACACTTGGATTAATTTACTAAACTAAAACCTAATTAACATGGGAAACTATACTGTACATCTGCATCACCTGAGGTACAACCTTAACACCCTCAAACGTACAACTCCCACTTCTGCCTACGTGGCACATTCAcatatattaacatttttgttCATCTCCATTCCATAAtcctgtttttattttttatttttatttttattttttattttttattttttagtgtgTGTAGCAACTAGCAAGTGGTGCACCCTTTGGagaatgatgatgatgatggacTCTCTTAAAAGAATTGTAATGGGTTAGTTAGCACTGAGAGAAATGAGTGTGTAACAGCAAAGATAAATTAGcgtgtgtgagagagaaagaaggaaATTAGTTGGCAAATGTGTGTGTCagttataaaatgaaaataggatAAAGACGAGAGGCAATCTTGATGTGGAAGAGAAGAACATCTTCAAAACCatgatgatgattttttttgtttaaaaaaagaaaagtaaagttatggaaaataaaattaataaggaGTAAAGTGTAGGGGAAAAGAGGCAAAAGATTAGGTTGTGTAATAATTTAACCTGCGAGAGCGGTTGGAAGTTGTTAGCCTGTCTTTTAAACTCAAAACCACTACTTAAAATTTCATGTTAATTTCCCATAAttctcaaacaaaaaataaaaaaccggattgaaattatttaaaattagctctagattaattttatcacATGTTAATGCCAGTACACTTAGTTAGAGAGTAATTCTATGATACTGTTTccaaaataatcttatttatcaaatactcagcACTCGTAAGACTAAACTTATTTAATCCATCAAATCGAATATCGCCTTTTCAATTCCAAGTTTAGAACTGTGTTTATcgagaaaaatattatagtatatattaattcgATCATATTAATAAATGCAAACAGTGAGAGatgataattattaataaaatttaaataatggaCTTAAATAAGttgttaaaaaggaaaaaaaagaagtgataAAGTGGAGGTCTAATGGTATGAagcacattttattactattaatgaACTGTGAATGAaattatagaatatatatatgtctGTCATTATAGAATACTAAAGTGGGAAAACTTGATGCTTCTTCCTTTGCTGTTTCTACAAGTACCCAGTTGGTGAAATTGCTCCTTTTTCTTGTGTGACTTAAGCAAGCATATGATGCTGTTGACAGCAATCATAAGCGCAGTATAAAAATGTACTGCCTCTTTACCTCTGCCCACAAACTGTTTGTTTATATGTCAAAGTGGAATTCCCTGCTTTTCCCTACTCAATTTTAGCTGCGACATTTGAGAATATCACAAAAGGCTCCTTGCAATTTAGCTTTTCTTGGATTCTTGTGGGGTTCTTCACTTCCTCTCGGTCAAATCTTCAgcaatatattactattagtttACTCACCTTAATTCAGACTTAACCATTTCTGCAGATtcagtttatttgttttgtaaattCTTGTGAGGGAAAAGAGGAAAGGGAATCTGCTTTTCCCCCAATAGTTTGTGAGCTGTTACTTAGCCAATGCCCACTGTCTTCCTTTAACCTCTGAAAGATTCATTCTTTTTCAGCTTAGAGTAGTTCTTGATCTCGAAAGAAGAGTAATATAGATGGATAGATAGAGAGAGATGGTGAAGTGCTGATATTCTGCCTGCTACATTtgatttcaacttttttttttcctctgtGAATTGGATGCTGCAATTAGGTATTGCTTTTGCTTTCTTTATCTCAACACTCAGTGCTGTAAAGCTGCAAAGTTCATTTGTGCCTTGCAAGACATTTTACCACCCATTCTTGGTTAATTAAAACCCTATTTCACCTAAATTGAAACTGCAATTCTTGAATTTGGGGTGTTCCAAATTCTGGGCTTCTCTCtaatttattgtttgattGATAATGGGGTCTGAGGGGAGTGGGGGTAGAGTGTTCCAACACAGAGGTGGTGGTAGTAGGGATATGAATTCAGGAATAGGGGGCACAAATTCAGCTTCTGACAAAGTTTCAGGAGTGACAATGTGTTCAGAATCCATGTTCTATGGCTCTAATTGGGATCCAATTGTGTCGTTGGGTCAAAGTGGGGATTTTGGGAATTCCAACATTGTTTCTCAGAGTGAGTTTGCCAATAATCCACTCATGTTGGAGAATCAGACAATGTGTGGCTCTTTGGCTCAGTTCCCCTCTGATTCTGGTCTTGTTGATTTGGTGCCGAGAATCCCCGGTTTCGGGAGTGGCAGCTTCTCTGAGATGGCCACTTCCTTCGGCCATAACTCCGATTCGCCAAATTTCAATAAGGGGGTTTCGCAAGATCATTGCCCGAATTCGGATGGTGGGATGTTGGGAGCTTCACCTTACgggaagaggaagagggagGTGCAGCAACGAGCTTCACCAAAGGTGAACTTCTTGCTACTCCACGCGAGCGTgtttgtgtgtatgtgtgtgttgttTGTCGTTTGGCATATATTTGATGTGTTTTTGGCTCCACTGTGATAAATGTAGAGTGGTGAAGAAGAACAGCACAAGGATCCCTCTGGGGATACATCtaaagaagatgatgaaatgAAACAGAAGTTCGAGAAAGGTATTGGTCGCGGTAAGCAAGCTGTGAAGCAAGCCAAGGATGATCAGAGTGGT harbors:
- the LOC125217879 gene encoding transcription factor bHLH74-like; its protein translation is MGSEGSGGRVFQHRGGGSRDMNSGIGGTNSASDKVSGVTMCSESMFYGSNWDPIVSLGQSGDFGNSNIVSQSEFANNPLMLENQTMCGSLAQFPSDSGLVDLVPRIPGFGSGSFSEMATSFGHNSDSPNFNKGVSQDHCPNSDGGMLGASPYGKRKREVQQRASPKSGEEEQHKDPSGDTSKEDDEMKQKFEKGIGRGKQAVKQAKDDQSGAEPSKDDYIHVRAKRGQATNSHSLAERVRREKISERMRLLQELVPGCNKITGKAMMLDEIINYVQSLQQQVEFLSMKLATVNPELNMDIDRILSKDILHLRGGNTTPLGVNPGLSPSFPFPPYPQGAFNNAPGTGPPFHSLPQHIWNTELQGLLQMGFDPDPSGSMGPNGSSKMEL